One Ilumatobacter coccineus YM16-304 genomic window, CGCCGACCGGGGTGACCGCCGCCGGCTGGTAGATGAACGCCACCTTGATGGCGTCGTCACCGATGGTGCCGGTGTCGATGGCGTCGTACGTACCGGCGCCGTTGACGGCGTTGAGGCTGTCGACGAGGTCGATCACCGCATCGTCGTTCACGTTGTTCTCGATCTCGATCAGTCCGACGACGTCGGCGTCGATCGCCGTGATGGCGGCGACGATCTTGTCACGCTGACGAACGAGCTCTTCGGCTTCGTCGGCGCCGCGGCACTCGAGGTTCTGCGCCGGACCACAGATGTCGTTGGTCCCGTCGTCGAGCGTCGTGAAGTAGTTGAGCACGTTGAACGAGGCAACGGTGATGTCGCCTCCGACGTCGTCGGGTGCGGCGGTCCGCGGGTTCTGCTCGGTGAACGTGCCGTACGTGGTGGGCTGCAGACGGAACAGACCGAAGGTGTCTTCGATGATGCCCGTCGCTCCGGTGATCGTGTCACCGCCACGGAACAGGTTGTTCAGGTCGAACACTCCGCCGTTGCCCGGGTGGATCGCCGGGTCGGGGTTCTGGTTGCCGCGACCATCGTCGATGGTGAGACGGTCGAGTTCGTTGGCGGCGGTCGCCGCTGTGGCGTCGGGGCCGGGCTCGAACTCGGCGGTCGGCGTGAGCAACCGCTCCGACGACACGACCACTTCACCGAAGCGGTCGTAGTTGAAGTACTCGGAGATGACGAGGTCTTGGGGAAGGGTGACGAGCATGCTCTCGACCGCTTCGAGTGCGTCGGCATTCGGCAGCGGCAGCGTCACGACGGTCGGATCGATCGCGATGGCCGGGTCGTCACAGGCGACGATCGCGCTCGGCGCGATCTCGGTGAGCGACGAGTCCACTCCGTTGCTGCTCGTCTCGTACTCCGACACGGTGCCTTCGACGCGCACGGTGGTGCCGACGGTGAGGCCGTCCGGGAGGGTGCCGCCGAACACGGCGATGCCTTCGGATGTGAGCAGGTTGCCGTCGTCGTCGGCGACCTCTTCCTGGATGATCACACGGTTGAGGTCGGTGAGGATCGCGGTGACGACCGCTTCGACGACGACCGTGTCACCGACCATCGGCGACACGGATCCGGCGCCTTGGATGGTGGAGATCAGCGTGATCGGCACGTCGACGGCGCAGTCGAGCGGCGGAACGACGATCTCACACGCGTTCTCGACGCCCGGCGTGGGCGCCCAGAGTTCGTAGGTGTCGGTCTGGAGGGCAAGACCGCTCGAATCGGGGCATCGCTGGCCCGAGACGGTGGTGGCGGATCCGCCTTCATTCTCGTTGATCTGGGCCTGACCGGCTTCGAGGAGCACCAGGAGTTCGGGGTCGTCGGAGTCGTTCGTGTCGTAGACGACCGCGTCGACCAAGCCGTCGAGGGTCACTGCGGTGCCGTTGGGGAAGTCGGTGGCGTCGGCCTCGTAGAGCGCGATGGCGTCGGCACCGTTCTGCAGCCAGTTCGTGTCGGGGCTCACATCGACGTCGCAGTTGGCCACCGTGGCCGCGTTGGCACAGATGACCGCGTAACCGTCGGCGTTGGTGGTGACGCCGTCGAGATCGATCGCGTCGTATGACAGGTTGTTGCTGCCGTTGTAGAGCACGACAGTGAGGCCGCTGAGGTCGGTACCGCCGACGCCGCCGTCGGTCAGTTCGATGAACTCGGCGGAGTCGGTGCTCGTCTGATCGGAGTCGAACTCGTTGATGAGGATGGTCGGCTCGACCGGATCGCCGCAGTCGGACGTGTGCGCCCCGAGCCCGTCGAACGTGTCTTGCGCATACCCGACCCACTCGGTGGCTGGAATGAACTCGTCGGAGCCGTCGGTGTCGCCGGCGCAGATCGAAGCGGCACGCCGGATCGTGTTGTTCTGCGTACTGGCGTCACCGGTGCCCCATTGCGAACCCGGGTCGAAACCGATCTGCCCGATGACGTCGACGAGTGCGCCGGCCTTCGAGAGCACGACGGCGTCATCACCGTTGAAGAAGTTGTTGGTGGAGGTCTGGTCTGCCTCGGCAAGGATCGCCGGGCCCGCGTCGTTGTCGGCGACGACGTAGACGTCGCCTGCCGCCACGGTGCCCGTGAGCGGCACGTTGGAGCTGCTCGACACGCTGCCGTTGAAGTACATGTTGATCTCGTAGCCGCCGGCGGCAAGGTCGACATCGACATCCGTGCCGTTGTAGATCTCGATCGCCTTGTTGTTCGACGACCCTTCGATGTACTCGGAGATGAAGAGATCGCCGGCCGGGGCGGCGGTTGCCGCGCTCGAGCCGGCGGCGACGGTCACGAGACCGGTCGCGGCGAGCGCCCAGGCGATGCCGATCTTCGAACGGCGAGTTCGGGGTTGACCATTCACAGAGAATCCTCCAGAGTTGCGATGCGACGCCCCGCCCGGGCGTGTGCCGCCAACCGTAGACCGTTCCGACGGCGACAGAGTCACGTCTCGATGAACTCCGGGTGTCGTGACCTTGAACATCGGCAGACATCTCGCCGGCGCGACCAGCAAGCGGGCGGTTGTCGTGCCGCTCAGCGGTCCGCTCGACGCGTTGAGTGAGTCTTGAGTGCCGATCCGCACAGTGGGCGTCGACGCAGCACGGTCACCGAGGGCCGAGCTCACCGACAGCATCGAGAGGCCCGCCGTGACCGACACCCGCACGCCCACGAACGTCGAGGACGACATCCCCGACGATGACGCCGGCTCTCCCGATGACGCCGGTCCCGACGAACCGGCGGCCGACACCGCCTCAGCGGAGCCACCGCAACCCGACCCCGATGACGAGCAGACCGCGGCTGATGAACAAGCCGACGAGCGAGCCGGAGATGACCAGGTGGCGAGCGACGTCGCCGTCGACGGCCCGACCGACGAACCGCCGCCGCCCGACGTTCCCGAGGCCGAACTGCCAGACGGGTTCGACGATGAACCTTCCGACGATCCGGCGGACCAGTTCGATCGAACCGGACCGGCCGAGGCCCCGATCCACGACGGCAGCGACCGGCCCGAGGCTCACGACTTCACCCCGACCGATGGCGTCCCCGATCTGGTCGATCCGTACGACTCGGTCGACACGACCAACCCGTGGGACGGCACCACGGCGGGTGCCGACGACCGATGGGGCCAAGACAGCCTCACCGACATCGGCGTCTCCTACGAGACGATGGGCGACTGGAACGTGTACATGGACAACAGCACCGGCAACACGTTCACCGACTACGGCGATGGTTCGTTCGAGGCGAATGTGGGTGGCGAGATCCTCACCGGTGACGCCGCGGCGGACGCCTTCCGCGAGTTCACCGACACCCGACTCCTCACCGACGAGAAGCTCGAGCGGCTGCAACAGACCGCGTACGACGACGCGCCCTCATCGGGAACACCGTCCGGCGCCGCAGGTGGTGCTCCGAGTGGACCTCCCGGTACCGGCGTCGGTGGCGACGACGCCGGGTCCGACGACGAACCGATGGGGCCACCGTCGAGTCTCGCCGGAGGCGGCGACGACGACGAGATCGCCGACTTCGACGGCGACGGCGAGATCACCTTGACCGACAAGGTGGTCGACATCGTGGGCAATCTCTTCAAGGGCCCGGCTCGTGAACAGGCGAAGCAGATCGACCGGGAGATGGGAGGCTCGGGCAAGGAGACCTCGACGCGCGGCGAGCAGGAGCAGGGCGCTCGCGAGGAGATCGACCGGCAGGAGAAGGAGGAGGCGCGCAAGCGGGAGGAAGCCGAGCAGGAACAGGCCGACAAGGAGCAGGACCAGGACGACGGCGGCAGCACCGACGTGGGTCATCCGGGCTGGGGTGACGGCAACCGAGGTGGCGTCAGCATCTTCGACTCACTGAAGAACGCACCGGGCCGACGAGACCCTCGAGACCCGGGCAACGTCGACCCCGCGGATGAGGGCTACGGCGACGGCGGAGGCGACGCCCCCAGCACATCGAGCGACGACCTGAAGCAACCTGCAGGCCCCGATCCCGAACCGTCGGGTGGCGGCGGCCAGCAGCCCCCGCCCGATCCGATCGACTACGGCCCCGATCACGTCGACCCGATCGGCAGTGGGCCGTACGACGACCCGTTCGACTCGCAGTTCGGCACGGTGTCGCTGGAGCACGACGAAGCGCAACACACCGAACCCATCGAGATGGCCGACGACGGCATCCCCGACTTCGAGGGCATCGACCTCGACGGCTGAGCGGCCCCGGGCGCTATGCCGCGACGGTCGCTTGCGGCGTCGTCGCGGCGGCTGCCTCTTTGTCGGCGAGCTTCTGCGCCTTCTTCTGGTTGGCTTCGGCGACCGAGGCTCGGACGGCTCCCGAGATGCCCTCGGGGTTGAGGATCGCCGTGATGATGAGCATGAGTCCGCCGATGTACGCCTCCCAGGTGCCGAACGAATCCATGATCCGGCCGGTCGCGAAGAAGGCCACGCCGGACGCCGCGACGATGCCGGAGGTGACGGCTCCGCTCACGCTCGTGATGCCGCCGAGATAGGCGACGGCGAGCGCGGTCAGCGACGCGACCACACCGAACGACGTGTCGGAGACGGCGCCGAATCGGTAGGCGATGAGGCTGCCGGCGATACCGGCGATGAACGCCGACATCATGAAGAGCTGCACCTTGACGGTGGTGACCTTGATGCCGACTGCGCTCGCGGCGCGTTCGTTCGATCGGACGGCGAGCATCCGTCGGCCGGTGCCACTGCGCCGAAGGTTCGCGACGAGGAGGGCGAAGATGAGCGCGACGACCACGAGGAAGATGCCGAAGACCGGCCGGGACGAGTTGGTGCCGTAGACGAGCGCGAAGTCCCAGCCACCGAGTTTGGGGTTGGGGATCTGGGCGCCGCCGGTGCTGGCATCGCCCACGAAGCGCGGGTTCTTGAAGATGAACTCGGCGATCGCGACGCCGCCGGCCAGCGTGACGATCGCCAGGTTGGTGCCTCGGAGTCGTAGCGCCGGAATACCGACGATCGCTCCCGCGATGGCCGCGACCGACGCGGCGAGGAGCGGCGCGATCGGGAACGGCACTCCCCACCCGACCGCCAGCTTCGACAGGGTGAAGCCGGCGACACCGGCGAAGGCGAGTTGGGCGAGCGATGTCTGCCCGCCGAATCCGGTGAGCACCACGAACGACAGCGCGAGCACCGTGGCGATGACGGTGGTCATGATCGCGCCACGCCACAGGGGGCCGAGGGCGATCAGGCCGACGACGGCGAGCACCACCGGCACGCCGACCGTGCCGAGCGTGACCCGCGATTGCGGGACGGCCGGCAGCTTCCAGTTGTCGACCGCACCGCGGTCGGGCATCTGATCGCCGAGCACGAACATCGCCACGATGATGACGATGAACGGCAGCCCTTCACGAGCGCCGTACTCGGGGAACCAACTGAGATCGATCTGCAGTTTGGTGAAGGTCGACTGGATCATGCCGATGGCGAAGCCTGTGGCGACGGTCGGTCCGACGTTGCGGAACTTGCCGATCAGCGCGGCACCGAGCGCGGGGATGAGGTAGCCGAAGGTGAAGACGTTCGACCCGAGTTGGATCATCGGTGCGGCGAGAATTGCGACGAACCCACTGGTGAGGCTGGCGAGCACGAAGCTGGCACCAGCCAGGAAGTTCGGCGAATAGCCGAGCAGCACGGCGCCCTTCTCGTTCTCAGCGGCAGCACGAGTGACCAGCCCGATCTTGCTGAACCGGGTGTAGGCCCACAGCGCCAGGCCGACCACGATCACGACGAGCGCCAGCCACAACCCGTCGCGCGGGATGGTCAGGTCGTCGGTGATCGTGACCGACTCACGCGGCAGGATCTTGCCGACGCGGATGCTGGTCTTGTCGGCGAAGCGACGGTCGACGAGCGCGGTGAGCACCACAACGAGCCCGACGCTGGCCACGACCTTGGCCAACGACGGGGCTTTCGCCAAGGGTTTGAAGATGAGCAGATAGACGAGCAGCCCGAGCAAACCCGCCGTGCTCATCGCCAGGAACATCGCCCACCAGAACCCCACGTCGTCGTTGAAGTGGTATCTGCCGGGCAGGCCGGGAATCGGGAACGGATATGACCCCTCGCGTAGGTCTGCGTAGACGTACACCACCCACATCGCCATGGCGCCGTGAGCGAAGTTCACGACTCCGGATCCTTGGAAGGTGACCACCAGGCCGAGGCCGAGTGCAGCGATGATCGCACCCGCCCCCGTGCCCAGCAGTAAGTAGTACGCGTAGTCGGTCATATCCGTTCCTCGATGTCTTCTCGTTCAGTTCCCTGCCGTTGTCCGATGGATCACGGGAGGTAGTCGAGGCTCGAGACTGCTTCGAGACCTGGGACGGTGAGAACGCCGCCGCCTTCCTGGTATTCGGCGAACGGGAACGTGAAGGCGCAGATCGCCGGGTAGTCGGGCGATGCTCCGCACTCGACGGGCGGGCTGTCGGGCCACTGGGCGAGGCCCGGCGTCGTCTTCATGTACTCGTACAGCGATGCACCGGTGACCTCGCCACCTTCGTCGACGAGGCCGATCGAGTAGGTCGCCAGCGACATCACCAAGACAGCGCCCAGTCCACCGAGACCGAGTGCGTTGGGGTCGACTTCCGACGGGTCGACGCCGAGGCCGGGGGCCAGCATCTCCTGCAGGATGTCGCGCTCCGGGGTCATCTGATCGGTTTCGATGCCGACGAACACCCAACCGAGCGCGTCGTCACCGACTTCTTCGATGATCTCGGCGTCGGCACAGATGCTGGTGGTGATCACGGGGATGTCGATACCGAGCGCGGCGCGGCCACGAATGGTGCCGATGCACCCGGCATCGGCGTAGAGCGAGATGAGCAGATCGGGATCGTCGGACGCCGCCTGGCGCATGAGGCCCTGGTAGCCGGCGTCGGTTTCGTTGTCGCCGCCCTTGACCGTGGTGTGGCTGATGCCGGCGACATCGAGTGCCGCGGTCAGCGCCGCCTCGCTGGCGTTCGCTCCGGCGTTGTCGGCGCTGACGATGCCGACCGTGGTCGCCCCGTAGTGCTCCTTGGCTGCGGCTGCCATCGCTCCGCTCGTCGTGGCGTTGCCGCCGGTGAGGAAGAGTGCGTTGGCGGCGTAGTCGCCGGGCAGGATCGGCAGCATGCCGATGACCGGCGTGTCGGCGGCCGTGTAGGTCGCGTAGTCGGGGAAGAGGTCGAGGCCGAGCAGCACGAGTTCGACGCCTTCGCCGGTGACTTCCTGGGCGCAGGCCTGCGAGGTTTCGGGCGAACCGTTGACCGTGCAGTCGATGAGTTCGATCGGCCGGTTGCCGAAGCCACCGTGCTGGTTGAGGTAGTCGATCGTCGACGTGACGTTGATGCGGATGTCGGGGAAGTCGAGTCCCGGTGTGCCCTCGGAGTTGACGAGGGCGACCTTCATCGGTTCGCCGGTGGGCGGATCGAGGTTCGGGAAGGACGCCGATGCAGCGACCTCTCCTTCCTCAGCAGGCTCCTCTGCGGGCTCGTCGGCAGGTTCGTCCGCAGGCTCCTCAGCAGGTTCTTCGGCAGGTTCCTCTGCGGGTTCCTCAGCAGGCTCCTCGGCTGGTTCATCGGCGGGCTCCTCTGCGGGTTCTTCGGCGGGTGCGTCGGATTCGACAGGCGCTGGATCGGTCGTCGACGACTCGTCGTCGTCGCTACCGCATGCTGCGGCAAAGAGTCCGAACGAGACGAGCAGCGCGCCGAGTTGGCGCGCTCCCCGACGTCGGGACGACGGTTGATGTGATCGGTACATGGTTCCCCCTGTTTGGTCGGAGCCGGAAGTGGCGCCGAAGTTGTTTCGTGTCTTCGTGGTTGGCCGTGATCGCGGGAATGCGATCGCGGAATCGCGTGTTGGCCCGACCCCCATCGGGCCAACACACGGCTTCAGTCGGCGATGGTGGCGGGAACCCAGTTCCCGTGGAAGCCGAACGGAACTCGTGGCAGCTCGACGGTGGCAACGGGGTCGTTGCTCATCGAGCCGGCGTCGTAGATCGCGAACTCGCTCGCGTCGTTGCCGGCGTCGTAGACGTACGTCATCAGGTAGCCGTCGTCTTCGCTCTTCGGGTCGGCCTTGGGCACGAACGACGCTTCGCCGGGCAGGCGACCCTTGCCGACCTCGACGCTGGTGCGCTCTCCGGTCTGGAGGTCGTACTTGAGGATGGCGCCGTTGGCCGACATGGGTTCTTCGAACGCCGATGCGGCCGCGTTGGCCATCATGTAGCCGTAGCGGTGCTTCAGCCCGACCACGGAGTCGGGCACACGTGGAAACTCGGCGGGCAGGTCGTCGATCTGGTCGTCGCCGACGCGACCGGTGGCGGCGTCGATGGTCCAGCGGTGCAATGCGGGCGCCGGGAAGTCCATCGGACCGTCACGCCAGATGTGCGAGAGGCGGGCGACGTCGATGATGATCTTGCCGTTCTCCTCGTACGCGTTCATCGGGTGGAACACGTAGCAGGGGTCGATGTCGTACCAGACGACGTCGGCGTCGGTGCCGGTACGAGGCATGACACCGAGCCGGGCCGGGTAGTCGTCGCTCCACCGGATCGGAAGCTCGCCCTTCATCGCCAGTTCGAGATCGAACACGGCGGGCAGGTCCATGAAGACGATGTTGTTGGCGGTGACGTTGAAGTCGTGCATCATCGTGGGGCCGCCGACGGTGATGTTCTCCGATTGCACGAGTTCGCCCGAGGCCGACACCCGCAGGTAGGTGAGGTACGGCTCCATCATGGAGTAGCCGAACGCCAGCATCTCGCCGGTGGTCGGGCAGATCTTGGGGTGTGCCGTGAACGGCCCGGTGAGCTTGCCGGCGTAGTCGGTTGCTCCGACGGTTTCGAGATTGCCGTCGAGCACGTACGGGAAGTGGCCTTCTTCGAGCGCCAGGATCTGTCCGGCGTGTCCGACGACGTTGGTGTTGGCCTTCGACGACGTCATGTCGGTGAGGCTGGCCGCCATGTCGATGACCTCTCGGTCGGGTTCGGCGATGAACGGCGTCTGCACGTAGCGGTTGCGGTACCACTGGGCTTCACCGTCGCGCAGACGGATGCCGTGGATCATCCCGTCGCCGACGAAGGGATGATCACTGATGCCGGTGAGCGGATTGGCACCGTTGCGGAGGTAGCGGCCGTCGAGGTCGGACGGGATCGTGCCGGTGACGGCGAGGCGCGTGATCGTGCGCTCGTCCTGGATCGGGGCCCAGTTGCCTCGCAGGTGTTGCGGAATCTCTTCCTCGATCGTCGACATGATGCTCCTCGGTTGTGGTGACTTCGTGTACTTCGTGACCTTCGACTCGTGTGGGGGTTAGCCGCCGCAAGGTGTGACGGATGGCTCACTCGTGACGGTAGCCATCGGGGTCGACGGCCAGCGACCCGGAGCGACCGAGTGTCGACATCGCGTCAGGAGCGATGAGGTCGACTCGGCCACGACCGGTCAACCGTCGACGGGGAAGCCGAGCGCGAGGCCGGCGTCGAGGTCGTCGACCGCGGCGAAGGTGCGCCGAACGAGCGCTTCGAACAGCGCGGCGCCTCGCTCGTTGGCCGGGTCGATGGTGAGGAGGCTCGCTCCGAACGACACGGCGTAGAACACGAGACCTTCGAGGTAGCCCTGCCTGACCATGTCGACCGTGACCGCATCCGCGGGCACGCCGCCGGCGTGGAGTCCGGCGACGTAGCGCTCGAGCAGATCGTGCTCGTGTTCGCGGCGCATCTCGGTGGTGAGGTTGTTCGCGCAGAAGTAGACGAAGTCGCCCTGGCCGGGAGCGCGCATGCTCATCTGCCAGTCGATCACGGCGACCGATCCGTCGTCGTAGAAGAAGAGGTTGTCGAGCCGGAAGTCGCCGTGTGTCATCGTGACGAGGTCGTCGAAGTGTCCGGCGATCCACGTCGGGATGTCTTCGACGAAGCGCTCACACCAGCGCAGGCAACGCTCGGGCAACTCGCCCGAGAACCGTTCGAGGAACAGCGGCCATCCCATGTCGAAGGTGTCTTTCAACGTGAGCACCGACGGGTCGTCGAGGCCGGGCATCCACTCGTACGTCGTCAGCGACGGGTGTTGGAACCATGCGGCGTGATGACGTGCGAGCGCGTCGACGGCACGTTGCGCTTGATCGAGCGTGGCGCCGGCGACGTGATCGCCGACCGTGGCGGGCGCCAGGTCTTCGAGGACGAGGCAGGGCGGTTCGGCGATGTTGACGTAGGCGGTGGGCACGCGGATGGTCATCTGCGAAGCGACGTCGCGGTAGAAGCAGTGCTCGCGTTCCCAGACGCCCATCATCTGGCCGATGACCTGGCCGCCCGGGTCGGCGGTGGGCAGCTTGACGATGACCGATGCCGGCACCTTCTCGTCGGCTGACGTGATGCCGACGCGAGCGAGTTGCCCCATGAAGCCCTCGCCGGCGGCGATGGGCCGGACGTCGATGGAGTCGATGGACCCGCCGAGTGCCTCGCTCATCCAGTGA contains:
- a CDS encoding ExeM/NucH family extracellular endonuclease, translated to MNGQPRTRRSKIGIAWALAATGLVTVAAGSSAATAAPAGDLFISEYIEGSSNNKAIEIYNGTDVDVDLAAGGYEINMYFNGSVSSSSNVPLTGTVAAGDVYVVADNDAGPAILAEADQTSTNNFFNGDDAVVLSKAGALVDVIGQIGFDPGSQWGTGDASTQNNTIRRAASICAGDTDGSDEFIPATEWVGYAQDTFDGLGAHTSDCGDPVEPTILINEFDSDQTSTDSAEFIELTDGGVGGTDLSGLTVVLYNGSNNLSYDAIDLDGVTTNADGYAVICANAATVANCDVDVSPDTNWLQNGADAIALYEADATDFPNGTAVTLDGLVDAVVYDTNDSDDPELLVLLEAGQAQINENEGGSATTVSGQRCPDSSGLALQTDTYELWAPTPGVENACEIVVPPLDCAVDVPITLISTIQGAGSVSPMVGDTVVVEAVVTAILTDLNRVIIQEEVADDDGNLLTSEGIAVFGGTLPDGLTVGTTVRVEGTVSEYETSSNGVDSSLTEIAPSAIVACDDPAIAIDPTVVTLPLPNADALEAVESMLVTLPQDLVISEYFNYDRFGEVVVSSERLLTPTAEFEPGPDATAATAANELDRLTIDDGRGNQNPDPAIHPGNGGVFDLNNLFRGGDTITGATGIIEDTFGLFRLQPTTYGTFTEQNPRTAAPDDVGGDITVASFNVLNYFTTLDDGTNDICGPAQNLECRGADEAEELVRQRDKIVAAITAIDADVVGLIEIENNVNDDAVIDLVDSLNAVNGAGTYDAIDTGTIGDDAIKVAFIYQPAAVTPVGDYALLDGSVDPRFIDSKNRPVLAQTFSDADGGMVTVAVNHLKSKGSSCVDVGDPDATDGSGNCNGVRTEAAEALVDWLATDPTGSGDPDVLVIGDLNSYDKETPIDAIIAGADDTAGTADDYADLLAQFQGEDAYTYVFDGQFGYLDHALANTSLLGQVTGTTAWHINADEPDLIDYDISFKKDAQDAIYAPDPYRSSDHDPVIVGLDLDAPVVVGELDIDSALIVLGRRGGGKAVIRGSVPESFSSCPSFALSIDGQQVTDRTMFRLGSRCVAIGWSGIIFFDLNSSEFTAIVTLPSSFSLDDDTVDFGLLLDDVEFATQVDGRSAGRTWFGR
- a CDS encoding ABC transporter permease, yielding MTDYAYYLLLGTGAGAIIAALGLGLVVTFQGSGVVNFAHGAMAMWVVYVYADLREGSYPFPIPGLPGRYHFNDDVGFWWAMFLAMSTAGLLGLLVYLLIFKPLAKAPSLAKVVASVGLVVVLTALVDRRFADKTSIRVGKILPRESVTITDDLTIPRDGLWLALVVIVVGLALWAYTRFSKIGLVTRAAAENEKGAVLLGYSPNFLAGASFVLASLTSGFVAILAAPMIQLGSNVFTFGYLIPALGAALIGKFRNVGPTVATGFAIGMIQSTFTKLQIDLSWFPEYGAREGLPFIVIIVAMFVLGDQMPDRGAVDNWKLPAVPQSRVTLGTVGVPVVLAVVGLIALGPLWRGAIMTTVIATVLALSFVVLTGFGGQTSLAQLAFAGVAGFTLSKLAVGWGVPFPIAPLLAASVAAIAGAIVGIPALRLRGTNLAIVTLAGGVAIAEFIFKNPRFVGDASTGGAQIPNPKLGGWDFALVYGTNSSRPVFGIFLVVVALIFALLVANLRRSGTGRRMLAVRSNERAASAVGIKVTTVKVQLFMMSAFIAGIAGSLIAYRFGAVSDTSFGVVASLTALAVAYLGGITSVSGAVTSGIVAASGVAFFATGRIMDSFGTWEAYIGGLMLIITAILNPEGISGAVRASVAEANQKKAQKLADKEAAAATTPQATVAA
- a CDS encoding ABC transporter substrate-binding protein, with translation MYRSHQPSSRRRGARQLGALLVSFGLFAAACGSDDDESSTTDPAPVESDAPAEEPAEEPADEPAEEPAEEPAEEPAEEPAEEPADEPADEPAEEPAEEGEVAASASFPNLDPPTGEPMKVALVNSEGTPGLDFPDIRINVTSTIDYLNQHGGFGNRPIELIDCTVNGSPETSQACAQEVTGEGVELVLLGLDLFPDYATYTAADTPVIGMLPILPGDYAANALFLTGGNATTSGAMAAAAKEHYGATTVGIVSADNAGANASEAALTAALDVAGISHTTVKGGDNETDAGYQGLMRQAASDDPDLLISLYADAGCIGTIRGRAALGIDIPVITTSICADAEIIEEVGDDALGWVFVGIETDQMTPERDILQEMLAPGLGVDPSEVDPNALGLGGLGAVLVMSLATYSIGLVDEGGEVTGASLYEYMKTTPGLAQWPDSPPVECGASPDYPAICAFTFPFAEYQEGGGVLTVPGLEAVSSLDYLP
- a CDS encoding carotenoid oxygenase family protein; this translates as MSTIEEEIPQHLRGNWAPIQDERTITRLAVTGTIPSDLDGRYLRNGANPLTGISDHPFVGDGMIHGIRLRDGEAQWYRNRYVQTPFIAEPDREVIDMAASLTDMTSSKANTNVVGHAGQILALEEGHFPYVLDGNLETVGATDYAGKLTGPFTAHPKICPTTGEMLAFGYSMMEPYLTYLRVSASGELVQSENITVGGPTMMHDFNVTANNIVFMDLPAVFDLELAMKGELPIRWSDDYPARLGVMPRTGTDADVVWYDIDPCYVFHPMNAYEENGKIIIDVARLSHIWRDGPMDFPAPALHRWTIDAATGRVGDDQIDDLPAEFPRVPDSVVGLKHRYGYMMANAAASAFEEPMSANGAILKYDLQTGERTSVEVGKGRLPGEASFVPKADPKSEDDGYLMTYVYDAGNDASEFAIYDAGSMSNDPVATVELPRVPFGFHGNWVPATIAD
- a CDS encoding phosphotransferase, which produces MATNMPVPQSLDDVTAHWMSEALGGSIDSIDVRPIAAGEGFMGQLARVGITSADEKVPASVIVKLPTADPGGQVIGQMMGVWEREHCFYRDVASQMTIRVPTAYVNIAEPPCLVLEDLAPATVGDHVAGATLDQAQRAVDALARHHAAWFQHPSLTTYEWMPGLDDPSVLTLKDTFDMGWPLFLERFSGELPERCLRWCERFVEDIPTWIAGHFDDLVTMTHGDFRLDNLFFYDDGSVAVIDWQMSMRAPGQGDFVYFCANNLTTEMRREHEHDLLERYVAGLHAGGVPADAVTVDMVRQGYLEGLVFYAVSFGASLLTIDPANERGAALFEALVRRTFAAVDDLDAGLALGFPVDG